From the Hymenobacter yonginensis genome, one window contains:
- the ftsH gene encoding ATP-dependent zinc metalloprotease FtsH, with protein sequence MSDNTPKKKKPMLPTPAPKPGMQLWLLAGLVLFLCAWLFFNQSGSTVEINQQKFEQMYAAGDVRDVKLLTDRRMVEVALRNEAIKSGRYNQLLSRRGPLTLDTSPQFGFQVVDGKTFKEDFEKLQANVPLEKRIGLSFDTRTGYGDLITTWGFTILLFVGFWFLMRRMSGGAGAGGQIFNIGKSRAALFDGGDKVKITFKDVAGLEEAKEEVQEIVEFLKNPSKFTVLGGKIPKGALLVGPPGTGKTLLAKAVAGEADVPFFSLSGSDFVEMFVGVGAARVRDLFKQAKAKAPCIIFIDEIDAIGRSRSRGNVPGGNDERENTLNSLLVEMDGFGTDSGVIILAATNRPDTLDSALLRPGRFDRQISIDKPDINGRTEIFQVHLKPITLGTDVEARKLAAMTPGFAGAEIANVCNEAALIAARRDKKMVTMQDFTDAVDRVIGGLEKKNKIISPDEKRIVAYHEAGHAIAGWFLEHADPLVKVSIVPRGVAALGYAQYLPREQFLYNTEQLTDEMCMTLGGRAAEELVFGKISTGALSDLERITKMAYSIVTMYGMNAKLGNISFYDSKGQNEYGFSKPYSEATSQMIDEEVRTIIENAYIRTKELLTERRHELEVVAKELLEKEVLLQDDLERLVGKRPHGVQTNYQAHMAGTDRSETLSERKQEHPGVPLSNDLPDLNLPGVDADRPGSTGATSEPSGSAVTPM encoded by the coding sequence ATGTCTGATAACACGCCCAAAAAGAAAAAGCCGATGCTGCCCACGCCTGCTCCCAAACCCGGGATGCAGCTGTGGCTGCTGGCTGGGTTGGTGCTGTTTCTGTGCGCCTGGTTGTTTTTCAACCAAAGCGGCAGCACGGTAGAAATCAACCAGCAAAAATTCGAGCAGATGTACGCCGCCGGCGACGTGCGCGACGTGAAGCTGCTCACCGACCGCCGCATGGTGGAGGTGGCGCTGCGCAACGAAGCCATCAAGTCGGGCCGCTACAACCAGCTGCTCAGCCGCCGCGGCCCGCTCACCCTCGACACCAGCCCGCAGTTCGGTTTCCAGGTGGTCGACGGCAAAACCTTCAAGGAGGACTTCGAGAAGCTGCAGGCCAACGTGCCGCTGGAAAAGCGTATCGGGCTGAGCTTCGATACGCGCACCGGCTACGGCGACCTGATTACCACTTGGGGCTTTACCATTCTGCTGTTCGTGGGCTTCTGGTTCCTGATGCGCCGCATGAGCGGTGGGGCAGGGGCCGGCGGCCAGATCTTCAACATTGGCAAGAGCCGCGCGGCGCTGTTTGACGGCGGCGACAAGGTGAAAATCACGTTCAAGGACGTGGCCGGTCTGGAAGAAGCCAAAGAGGAAGTGCAGGAGATTGTGGAGTTCCTTAAGAATCCCAGCAAATTCACGGTGCTCGGCGGCAAAATCCCGAAAGGCGCGCTGCTGGTAGGTCCTCCCGGTACCGGCAAAACCCTGCTGGCCAAAGCTGTAGCCGGCGAAGCCGACGTGCCGTTCTTCTCGCTGTCGGGCTCCGACTTCGTGGAGATGTTCGTAGGCGTAGGCGCGGCCCGGGTTCGGGACCTGTTCAAGCAGGCCAAAGCCAAGGCGCCCTGCATCATCTTTATTGATGAGATTGACGCCATCGGCCGCAGCCGCAGCCGCGGCAACGTGCCCGGCGGCAACGACGAGCGCGAAAACACGCTCAACTCGCTGCTGGTGGAAATGGACGGCTTCGGCACCGACTCCGGGGTTATCATCCTGGCGGCCACCAACCGTCCCGATACGCTGGACTCGGCCCTGCTGCGTCCCGGCCGCTTCGACCGCCAGATCAGCATCGACAAGCCCGACATCAACGGCCGCACTGAGATTTTTCAGGTGCACCTGAAGCCGATTACGCTCGGCACCGACGTAGAGGCCCGTAAGCTGGCGGCCATGACGCCCGGTTTTGCCGGCGCCGAAATTGCCAACGTCTGCAACGAAGCCGCCCTCATTGCCGCCCGCCGCGACAAGAAGATGGTAACCATGCAGGATTTCACCGACGCCGTTGACCGCGTCATTGGGGGCTTGGAGAAGAAAAACAAGATCATCAGCCCCGACGAAAAGCGGATTGTGGCCTATCACGAAGCCGGCCACGCCATTGCCGGCTGGTTCCTGGAGCACGCCGATCCGTTGGTGAAAGTGAGCATCGTACCCCGTGGGGTGGCGGCGCTGGGCTACGCGCAGTATCTGCCGCGTGAGCAGTTCCTCTACAACACCGAGCAGCTCACCGACGAGATGTGCATGACCCTGGGTGGCCGTGCCGCCGAGGAGCTGGTGTTCGGCAAGATTTCCACCGGTGCCCTGTCTGATCTGGAGCGCATCACCAAGATGGCTTACAGCATCGTGACGATGTATGGCATGAATGCCAAGCTGGGCAACATTTCCTTCTACGACTCGAAGGGGCAGAATGAGTACGGTTTCTCGAAGCCGTATTCGGAGGCTACTTCGCAGATGATCGACGAGGAAGTGCGTACCATCATCGAAAACGCCTACATCCGCACCAAGGAGCTGCTGACCGAGCGCCGGCACGAGCTGGAAGTGGTGGCCAAGGAGCTGCTGGAAAAGGAAGTGCTGCTGCAGGACGACCTGGAGCGCCTCGTGGGCAAACGCCCGCACGGCGTGCAAACCAACTACCAGGCCCACATGGCCGGCACCGACCGCTCGGAAACCCTGAGCGAGCGGAAGCAGGAGCACCCCGGCGTGCCCCTCAGCAACGACCTGCCCGACCTGAACCTGCCCGGCGTCGACGCCGACCGCCCCGGTTCCACGGGCGCTACTTCCGAGCCTAGCGGCTCAGCCGTGACGCCTATGTAG
- the rsfS gene encoding ribosome silencing factor produces the protein MKSTLVRQDSDKLADVVVRGMQEKKALDVVVLNLKELKNAVADYFIICSASSDTQIDAIARSVEEEVEKLTGQSPWQTEGRTNREWVLLDYVDVVVHVFLRDRRQFYALEELWGDAEIRYVEEETVPTR, from the coding sequence ATGAAAAGTACCCTGGTTCGACAGGATTCGGACAAGTTGGCAGATGTAGTCGTGCGCGGCATGCAGGAGAAGAAGGCGCTCGACGTCGTCGTACTCAATCTCAAAGAACTTAAAAACGCTGTTGCAGATTATTTCATCATCTGCTCGGCTTCCTCAGATACCCAAATCGACGCCATTGCGCGCTCGGTGGAAGAAGAAGTGGAAAAACTTACCGGCCAGAGCCCCTGGCAGACGGAAGGGCGCACCAACCGCGAGTGGGTGCTGCTCGACTACGTAGACGTGGTGGTGCACGTGTTCCTGCGCGACCGGCGCCAGTTCTACGCGCTGGAAGAGCTCTGGGGCGACGCCGAAATCCGGTACGTGGAGGAAGAAACGGTGCCGACCCGGTAA